The Rhopalosiphum maidis isolate BTI-1 chromosome 1, ASM367621v3, whole genome shotgun sequence genome has a segment encoding these proteins:
- the LOC113549442 gene encoding uncharacterized protein LOC113549442, which translates to MKQKRGSSLMTIVIQEPKNLEENSEMNGSFKEMSTTLASMQTLNYMVKALGHVFKYLTTRELLSASRVCTTWNIIAMNKFLWQNCRLKNSMVYDWERFVDSIDQQRTNTLDTRRMLLPVQIDEFKNFWLHFSKAMKRAQNLKFIELYRCPTHVVEDIIHSLPQLEVLNATSIKNPNVTKETKNPHDLMALNLNYLGQMTNLTELRLKGLTGIKLTSLPSFENLINLNKFSLTSINSFPKDICQSLDTITDNIKFLEIGDCDVLSKDFAVSLKRFVNLKSLRLENCCGKWESYVHDVFTAIRGLEKLTILELVNIEFSNCVEDELEKCVGIKALLIIPAYMSKTAITNCHLIDCLEKLSKTLTHLVWGLTRELLNVTDIFITTCQQNQHIIGYNLELSHINENTNYIPILRTRKPRQRPEEESAPKNDKNKNKLNEINFLSVPDLEKLLDTMMPNAKTRVIKVPFSRTVRVYLSEQFNYL; encoded by the exons aAATTCTGAAATGAATGGTTCATTTAAAGAAATGTCAACTACTCTCGCATCTATGCAAACATTAAACTACATGGTTAAAGCATTGGGacacgtttttaaatatttaactacacGTGAGCTTTTATCCGCTTCTAGAGTATGTACCACCTGGAATATAATTGCAATGAACAAGTTttta tggcAAAATTgtcgtttaaaaaattctatggTCTATGACTGGGAAAGGTTTGTAGACTCGATTGATCAACAAAGAACTAATACGTTAGATACTAGACGAATGTTATTACCTGTACAAATTgatgaattcaaaaatttttggTTGCATTTTTCCAAAGCAATGAAAAGAgcacagaatttaaaattcattgaattgtATAGATGTCCTACCCATGTAGTTGAAGATATTATTCACTCATTACCTCAACTTGAAGTACTTAATGCAACttcaataaa aaatccaAATGTAACAAAAGAGACAAAAAATCCCCATGATCTTATGGccctaaacttaaattatttaggccAAATGACAAACCTCACTGAGTTAAGACTAAAAGGTTTAACTGGAATCAAATTAACGTCATTGCcatcatttgaaaatttaataaatttaaataaattt tcaTTAACCTCTATAAATTCATTTCCAAAAGACATCTGTCAGAGTTTGGATACTATTACTGATAACATAAAGTTTTTGGAAATTGGTGATTGCGATGTCTTATCAAAAGATTTTGCTGTGTCACTAAAAAGATTTGTCAATTTGAAATCGTTGAGACTGGAAAATTGTTGCGGTAAATGGGAAAGTTATGTACACGACGTTTTTACTGCTATAAGGGGTCTTGAAAAGCTTACTATTCTGGAATTAGTAAACATAGAATTCAGTAATTGTGTTGAAGATGAATTGGAAAAATGTGTTGGCATTAAAGCTTTATTGATTATTCCTGCTTATATGAGCAAa actGCAATCACCAACTGCCACTTGATTGACTGCCTCGAGAAACTCTCCAAGACATTAACACACTTGGTTTGGGGATTGACTCGTGAATTACTCAATGTTACTGacatatttataactacaTGTCAACAAAACCAGcatattattggttataatttagaattatcCCATATCAACGAAAATACCAACTACATACCTATACTAAGGACAAGAAAACCCAGACAGCGACCAGAAGAAGAGTCTGCTCCCAAAAATGacaagaataaaaacaaattaaatgaaattaacttTCTTTCAGTTCCTGATCTAGAGAAACTGTTAGATACAATGATGCCAAATGCTAAAACTAGGGTA